Part of the Zea mays cultivar B73 chromosome 4, Zm-B73-REFERENCE-NAM-5.0, whole genome shotgun sequence genome is shown below.
AAATTTAGGCGATTTTTTGCGCGAGACGACGTGGCTGTCACGTGGGCCCAACGTCCGGAGTGTGTCTGCGTCAGTCTCCACAATGGACGGCTGAGATCGTCCGGTGTCTGCGTCAGTCTCCACAATGGACGGCTGAGATCGCAGAATGGCAGAACACAAAAAGGCAGGCTACTATTGcgtacttaataagtagtagagatttaaaGGTTAAAAAGATGTATGTGATACACCATACAGGTAATGACAATAATGCACCACCAGCATCGTATCTTATTTATGCATAAGTGTAAAAACTTGAAGCAATACTCATTGAACATGCATCATATAGAAACGTACCGTGAACATTAAGTAGCAAGAATATCATTAGCATACCCCAAAGGTACCAGCTGCGACAAACACACATATACATTTAGTGGACAATGTTCATGCTttattaaggaaccgccactagaaatagcacATTCAATACCATTTGGTGCTATTATGATAGTAAATAATTTGGTTTTAAGATTTGTCAAACAAGAAACCATGAGATAAGATTAGAGCAGAATCAAGCCCTAGTTTCCACAAAATAGTTCACTTGCTGAGTTTACTCTTTCCAGGTGTTTGATGCTTGTCTTGGAGGAGTGGGAAGTACTTGCACGCCCCCATTTCACTATGCAAACTTATTTATTCTTTGTACATGTTAATTTAGTTAAGCATTTCAGTTGTGAGGATGTCAATTTAATCTTTGGTGTCAATGTTGAATTCTACCATTGTGGTTAATCATTCACTAATAGGAAGTTATTACTACTGTTGTATGCTTCTATCATTGAATTATATCTGTTTGGCTTCCGTGTTTCTTAAATTTACAAAGTAGGTGCTGCCAGATTTTAATTTTGACTATTCGTtttgttgtttagtagcattcagGGTTTTTAGATCTCAAGGGGTTACACTAGTGCCATTCACGATTGAATGGAAACTAACCAAAGGATGACTTAGGTAGCACCCAAACCCCGAGCACGGACAACACCTCTCCCTTTCCTGACTCAGCACTGCCTAAGCGGGTTGTTGATACTTGTGTGGGTTTGTCTCTTTGGGTCCCTTGTGATACCATCTAAAATTTTCTAATACACATTGCCCCATCATGAATTTTCTAGTGAGAAAATACCAAAATAGTACTTTATATCCTTATGCAAGAATTGAAAGAAATAGAAGATAAGCAAAAATCTAGAAGACACTCTCAAAAGTATTTCATATATTGTGATAAAAGTTTAATATCTCCATTCACGAGTTGTGAAGGAAGTGTTAAATCTTTTAGCTTGTCTGGCTTCTTGAATGCACGTAGGAGGCTAACATTTTATACTAGAATAAGTCATTCACAACTATGGGGATCTTGTCTGATAGATGAAGGTTAGTCACAGGCCAAGTTATATCATTCAATACCATTTGGTGCTATTATGGTACAGTAAATAATCTGGTTTTAAGATTCGCCAAACAAGAAACCATGAGATAAGATTGGAGTAGAATCAAGCCCTAGTTTCCACAAAATGGGATATGCACATGCAATGAAAATATTTGGACATCTACACATCCAAAACCATCAGAGTGTTTTGTGAGTTTCCTTAGTTCAAGATCTAGACCACTAACACACATACATATGGTCAACACTACTCCCAAACTATTTTATACAAGCTAAAAACTAAAGTTACGGTATTACTCCACCTCAAAAGGGCCAAACTAGTATAAACTCATATGTTCTCAAGGAGTATGATGTACCCATATGCTCGATGTCACCCATGTATACCTCTATTTGTAGTACATAGTCAACTTCTGGTCGTCATCACCACAGATGGATGCATTACTTGGCAGCACTAAAATGAGTAAAGAATAATAGGTAGTCTATTTTCTAAAGTAATGGTATTCTAGAGATGGAAATAAAAAATCATACAATGACATTAAAGAATAAATTGTGATAGCTGTAAATGTATGTACAATGTGTGTTAGCATGTACATTCATATTTTCACTTAGATCAACCTTGCAGTTCCCTGTTCCATTGATGATTCTCTTTGTGTCTGATTTGACATTTGAATTCCTTCACCAACAGGTGAATTGTCACCAACACTTGTTGGCATTCTATTACGCCTCCTAGCATTTTCTGCCCAATTGATGAGACCTTCGGAGACATTTTCATCGAAAATGGCCTTCTTGAAAGAACTTCCCATCTTTATTAATGAAAAAGATAGAATGTTAGCATCAAACTAAACTCAAAGTGAAAGTAGTTAGAGAATATTAACAACAACATATGATTTATAATATTATACCAATAGTTGAGCCACACAAAATGGAATATGTTACCATGTCTCGATGTACACTTTATAATAGCTATCCTAATGTTGTTAATTGGCTAATTCAAGTATTGCTTAAATTGGCTAGTTCATAACCTGAAATAAATTTTTAGAAGGTGCTTAAGCAAAATGAGTTCAAAATGAAGCTAACCATACTAAAAAAATTAGAAAACTTACTTGAGAGATGAGAGCATAGAGAGGTAGGGTGCTATATCCACATAGGACTTGGCTGATGACACTGAAAATGCATACAAAGTGTGAATTCTTGCTTCTTTGAAAGTTTAATTGGCATAACTGAAAAATATTATAGGTTACCTTATCACCACACGAGTAATAACATATGCCGGTTTTCCCATAATGCACGAATTAAACCCATATGTTACCTGCAAGGTTGGGTGAGTGCTAAGTCGAGCTTGTTTTATACATATTATCAAAAGTAAAGATAGAATTTCCTTGTACTAAATGAAACATGTATAAAATGTTTAATAATATGTTATACATATTTGGGTATCAGTTTGATTTTATCGTGATGAATTGCAATGACATATTTTGACATAACAACACAGTCCATGATGCAACAATGAATTGTTTTAGAAGAAATCAGTGGATCGATGTTTGTAAGGTGAAAATGTAAATGGCTGATTATTGTTCTTACCAGCAACCAAAAGAAGAATGCAATCTCAAATGCATTCTGGAACAAGATGATATGAATCAAGAGAAGGACTAGTTTAGGCCGGTGGAACCAAAAGAGTTCATCCGAAGGAGTTACAACTAGAACCCCTTCTATTGCCGTATGCTTTTGGATAACCTCAAGAGCCAACTCCGTGATAATATGCTCCATCTTACTTCCGAGCACAAGTAACAGCTGCATGGGATAAAAGACATGCATCCAATATGTTATGATTTTACTAGATGTATTTTTTTCGAAATAGTTTTACTACAAAGTACAATAATATGTATTATTATATTTATATAGATCCAGCAAATGAAAAATAGAGATATATGCATGCATGCTTTTAAATTTCTATCTTTATATAACATATATGTTGTTTACTTACAATGAATGGGATTACTGATATCCAAATGTAGACGTACCATCCTATGATGATGACCACAAAAGAACGGTGGTGTCAGTCTTAACATAATCATTTAATTTAAAGGTTAAAAAGATGTATGTGATACACCATACAGGTAATGACAATAATGCACCACCAGCATCGTATCTTATTTATGCATAAGTGTAAAAACTTGAAGCAATACTCATTGAACATGCATCATATAGAAACGTACCGTGAACATTAAGTAGCAAGAATATCATTAGCATACCCCAAAGGTACCAGCTGCGACAAACACACATATACATTTAGTGGACAATGTTCATGCTTTATTTATTAAGAGGCTATGTGAACAATATGTGGATATTGACATTGTAGCTTCAGGGTGTTCACCTTATGCCAACGACTTTCTTGAAATCCCCTTCGAATGCTCTGTCCATATAGTTGTAGAAGTTGAATTTTGGATGGCCCCGGCAGTGTTTCTACCAAAACCGGACAAGAACAAAAAATGTAAACTTCGTTACAACATGAATAAATTCAAAAAAAAAAACATGTATGAAGTTGTATATGTCTGGCTACCATGACGAAGCCAAGTCGCAGGGTGGTGTAGTCCTCCTCCGTGACTGACCCGTAGAATTGTTTGAAAAAAGAGCGCTGGTGGAGTGAAGTTGTAAACATTATTGAACTGATGCTAATAACAAGATAAGTTATGCGGCTAACGTTTTAAAATATATACCAGCCAACCGAATATCCCCCATCGTTTTCCATGGCCTCTGAAGTGGCTTTTGATAAATTTGAATTCTTGCACATGCTTGATCATTTGAGGAGCTGCAAAATATAATTTGGCACCGACAACACATTATAAAAGCATACACTTCAAATCGATAATTCTTTGGCGAATACAGTTTAAATAGacattaatgtaatatataaaaAAAGTGTAGTTAGCTTGCTAAACTAGCTAGCTAGGCAGTATGTGTATACCACTGTCATCGTTTTGCTGGATCTTCTCCTCCCAATATTTCCAGTTTCTAGTCTAAACAGAGAGTGAAAACATGTTTAGAAGAAGAATGCAATGCGATAATGTATTTTGGGCACAAAGCTACCGCATTTTTTTTTTGGTACCTGCGTGATTCCAAGAATAACTGTAACAGCACTGAGAACCACATGCGTGACTGCCAAAACGAAGATAAATATGTGTAGCTGATGAATGGCATCGACCGAAAGAATTGGAACCTTGCCCTGTAGTATATGACGGCATACAAGCAGGTTACGAAAGGCGAAGGGAATATGACCGAATTTGTGTATAATTATTTGTATGGCACAAACATAGATAATAAAAAATcataataaaagtaataataatttATCTGTACTGGTTGGTGGTAAGAAAGCTAAAACTCAGATACATGAATTTGAGCAAATCCCTTTATCATTTTATTGGTGAATGAAGGGAATAACAAATCATAATAACTTTATTGGTCAACAGCAAGCAGGTGAGGTGAGACAAAAGACGAAAGCTGGTGAGGCTATATATATGTACAGCTAGCCTAGTAGTACTAGATTTGATCACTTCCGGATTCTCCAGTAAACGCCGTCAGGGGGCGGGGACGATCGAGACCGTACCAATAATAATGCAAAAGGAATATAATAAATAGGCTACGGCGGCGGGCGGTACGCGCACGGCCGGGGACACGCACCTTGCTGAGGCAGTAGTCACTGGAGACGCCGCCGCCTCCTGCCAGGAGCCTCCTCGTGCCGACGAAGTGCGCGCTGGTCTTGGCGGTGGTG
Proteins encoded:
- the LOC103653645 gene encoding MLO-like protein 1, with product MAGGDGADEITLEHTPTWIVASVCSIIVVISLLFERLLHRLGKRLAKGRRKPLYEALLKVKEELMLLGFISLLLTVFQGATQKICVRESLMNHLLPCPRTTAKTSAHFVGTRRLLAGGGGVSSDYCLSKGKVPILSVDAIHQLHIFIFVLAVTHVVLSAVTVILGITQTRNWKYWEEKIQQNDDSAPQMIKHVQEFKFIKSHFRGHGKRWGIFGWLRSFFKQFYGSVTEEDYTTLRLGFVMKHCRGHPKFNFYNYMDRAFEGDFKKVVGISWYLWGMLMIFLLLNVHGWYVYIWISVIPFILLLVLGSKMEHIITELALEVIQKHTAIEGVLVVTPSDELFWFHRPKLVLLLIHIILFQNAFEIAFFFWLLVTYGFNSCIMGKPAYVITRVVISVISQVLCGYSTLPLYALISQMGSSFKKAIFDENVSEGLINWAENARRRNRMPTSVGDNSPVGEGIQMSNQTQRESSMEQGTARLI